Proteins encoded together in one Spirochaetota bacterium window:
- a CDS encoding MoaD/ThiS family protein, which translates to MVVTIKLFASLQKGRFEVKEFTVDKPLTVDDIRKMLKISKNEKLVILINGKHAELHHKLKDKDVIAIFPQIGGG; encoded by the coding sequence ATGGTGGTGACAATTAAATTATTTGCTTCATTGCAAAAAGGGCGTTTTGAAGTAAAAGAGTTTACAGTTGATAAACCGCTTACAGTAGATGATATCCGTAAAATGCTGAAAATTTCAAAAAATGAAAAACTAGTTATTCTTATTAATGGCAAACATGCTGAGTTGCATCATAAACTGAAGGATAAGGATGTTATTGCAATTTTTCCACAAATAGGTGGAGGATAA
- a CDS encoding aldehyde ferredoxin oxidoreductase: MNKILRINMSSANGPEIKEEPIGNYAGLGGRGLTSAIISNEVPPLCHPLGEENKIVFAPGLLSGTAAAMSGRISVGCKSPLTGGIKESNAGGQAAQALARLGYAAIVLEGKPAGEDMYRIFINQQGVTIEKDNDIKMLPNYDLIDKMKKKYGDKIACISIGPAGEMKMSAASIAITDMEVRPTRHAGRGGVGAVMGSKGVKVIVIDETGLKNREPKDPEKFREANKRWVDGLKKHPVTGQGLPAYGTNVLANIINEAGAYPTNNFSKGQFEGVSKISGETCAELETKRGGVATHGCHRGCVIQCSGIYVDKKGNYVTKQPEYETVWAHGANCGIDDLDVIATLDYWDDNYGLDTIEMGATIAVAMEAGLAKFGDGKAAIKLIHEVGKGTPLGRILGNGAAFTAKAFGIERAPVVKGQAMPAYDPRAVQGIGVTYATSTMGADHTAGYAIATNILKVGGFVDPLKPEGQIELSRNLQIATAAIDSTGMCLFIAFAIMDQPETFQAMLDLINAFYGWDLKDSDVVELGKKVLKMERDFNARAGFTKSHDRLPLYFRKERIAPHNVVFEVKDEELDQVFNW; the protein is encoded by the coding sequence ATGAATAAAATTCTGCGTATTAACATGAGTAGTGCTAACGGCCCAGAAATAAAGGAAGAGCCAATAGGCAACTATGCCGGATTGGGTGGTCGTGGTTTAACCTCTGCAATCATATCAAATGAAGTGCCACCGCTCTGCCACCCTCTGGGTGAAGAAAACAAAATTGTTTTTGCTCCCGGACTTTTGAGTGGCACTGCAGCAGCTATGAGTGGGAGAATTTCTGTTGGATGTAAAAGTCCGCTGACAGGCGGCATTAAGGAATCCAATGCAGGTGGGCAGGCTGCACAGGCTTTGGCTCGTTTAGGATATGCTGCGATAGTTCTTGAAGGCAAACCTGCTGGTGAAGATATGTACAGGATATTCATTAATCAGCAGGGTGTGACAATCGAAAAAGATAATGATATCAAGATGCTCCCAAATTATGACCTAATCGATAAAATGAAGAAAAAATATGGCGACAAGATAGCCTGTATTTCTATAGGGCCAGCGGGTGAGATGAAAATGTCAGCAGCTTCAATAGCTATTACCGACATGGAAGTGCGACCAACACGCCATGCAGGTAGAGGAGGAGTTGGCGCTGTGATGGGTTCAAAAGGTGTTAAGGTGATAGTGATTGATGAAACAGGATTAAAAAACAGAGAACCCAAAGATCCTGAAAAATTCAGAGAAGCAAATAAACGCTGGGTTGACGGTTTGAAGAAACATCCTGTGACTGGGCAGGGATTGCCAGCGTATGGTACAAATGTTTTGGCAAATATTATCAATGAAGCTGGTGCCTATCCTACCAATAACTTTAGTAAAGGACAGTTTGAAGGTGTTTCAAAAATCAGTGGTGAAACGTGTGCTGAGCTAGAAACCAAGCGTGGAGGTGTTGCTACCCATGGCTGCCACAGAGGCTGTGTTATACAGTGTTCGGGAATATATGTTGATAAAAAAGGCAATTATGTAACAAAGCAACCTGAGTACGAAACAGTGTGGGCACATGGTGCAAACTGTGGAATTGATGATTTAGATGTGATAGCAACTCTTGATTACTGGGATGATAATTATGGGCTCGATACAATAGAAATGGGTGCAACGATAGCTGTTGCTATGGAAGCAGGACTTGCAAAGTTTGGCGATGGGAAAGCAGCTATTAAGCTAATTCATGAAGTTGGCAAAGGTACACCTTTGGGAAGGATTCTTGGGAATGGTGCTGCGTTTACTGCAAAAGCGTTTGGTATTGAACGTGCACCGGTTGTCAAAGGACAGGCGATGCCAGCGTATGATCCACGTGCAGTTCAGGGCATTGGGGTGACCTATGCTACCAGCACAATGGGTGCCGATCACACTGCCGGATATGCAATTGCAACCAATATACTCAAAGTTGGTGGATTTGTGGATCCGCTTAAGCCAGAAGGTCAGATAGAATTATCACGCAATTTACAGATAGCAACAGCAGCAATAGATTCAACGGGTATGTGCTTATTTATTGCTTTTGCAATTATGGATCAACCAGAAACATTTCAAGCTATGCTTGATCTTATCAATGCATTCTATGGATGGGATTTGAAAGATTCTGATGTTGTTGAACTGGGTAAAAAAGTATTAAAGATGGAAAGAGATTTTAATGCCCGTGCTGGATTTACAAAATCCCATGATCGGTTGCCTCTTTACTTCAGAAAAGAAAGAATAGCACCACACAACGTAGTATTTGAAGTTAAAGATGAGGAACTGGATCAGGTATTTAATTGGTAA
- a CDS encoding MBL fold metallo-hydrolase, producing the protein MLLSCSSSNKDFSEEKWHSQVKNTNPSLLYAPHVTNGKYFNPWMPMKDRNFFNFLEWKFTKNANSYTDQEKSYLPKVLANPLERIQALGDSDFIMWVGHNTFLFRIDGTYFIVDPIFSDRALLPKRVTPPGISINELKQLTTKINVIITHNHYDHLDEDSIKQLPPHAVFYVPLGLKDYFISLGRNNVVELDWWQEFSISDKFKIISLPKQHWSKRVSQSTNSTLWASYMLISPQLTIYIAGDSGYFIGYREYGKRFPKIDYALLPTTAYHPRWFMHYVHMNVDEALMAFDDLGAKYFIPTQWGTFALGEEPPGFPALDLKRKIAEKGLDPHRFLIMDIGGIELLHKHK; encoded by the coding sequence ATGCTTTTATCTTGCTCATCATCAAATAAAGATTTTTCAGAAGAAAAATGGCACAGCCAGGTTAAAAACACCAATCCCTCATTGTTATACGCCCCACACGTTACAAATGGAAAATATTTCAATCCATGGATGCCCATGAAAGACAGAAACTTCTTTAATTTTTTGGAATGGAAATTTACAAAAAATGCCAACTCTTACACCGACCAGGAGAAAAGTTACCTACCAAAAGTTTTAGCCAATCCACTTGAACGAATACAAGCTCTTGGTGATTCCGATTTCATTATGTGGGTTGGTCATAACACTTTTCTATTTAGAATAGATGGAACCTACTTTATTGTTGACCCAATTTTTTCTGACAGAGCACTGCTCCCAAAACGCGTAACTCCACCTGGAATATCAATAAATGAACTCAAACAATTAACAACAAAGATTAATGTTATAATAACCCATAACCACTATGACCATCTTGATGAAGATAGCATAAAACAGTTACCTCCCCATGCAGTATTCTATGTTCCACTGGGATTGAAGGATTATTTTATTTCACTTGGACGCAATAATGTAGTGGAGCTTGATTGGTGGCAGGAATTTTCAATAAGTGACAAATTCAAAATAATTTCTCTTCCTAAACAACATTGGTCAAAACGTGTTTCACAATCAACTAATAGTACTTTATGGGCAAGTTATATGCTGATATCTCCTCAACTTACAATATATATTGCAGGGGATAGTGGTTATTTTATTGGTTACCGCGAATATGGAAAACGTTTCCCAAAAATTGATTATGCATTGCTTCCTACAACAGCATATCATCCACGATGGTTTATGCACTATGTCCACATGAATGTTGATGAAGCACTCATGGCGTTTGATGACCTTGGTGCAAAATATTTCATCCCCACCCAATGGGGAACGTTTGCACTTGGCGAAGAACCACCCGGTTTCCCTGCTCTTGACCTTAAAAGAAAAATTGCTGAAAAGGGACTTGATCCTCATCGCTTTTTAATTATGGATATTGGTGGGATTGAATTACTGCATAAACATAAATAA